In the Populus trichocarpa isolate Nisqually-1 chromosome 1, P.trichocarpa_v4.1, whole genome shotgun sequence genome, one interval contains:
- the LOC7487554 gene encoding phosphatidylinositol/phosphatidylcholine transfer protein SFH1 isoform X1, protein MGTTANQDQAIKQLQSIMDQIDESMKNTYQNMHQGYPTETLVRFLKARDWNVAKAHKMLVDCLEWRIQNKIDDMLAKPIIPSNLYRAVRDSQLLGLSGYSKEGLPIITIGAGLSTFDKASVHYYVQSHIQINEYRDRVILPTATKKYGRHISTCLKVLDMTGLKLSALNHLKLLTTMSTIDDLNYPEKTETYYIVNAPYIFSACWKVVKPLLQERTRKKIQVLQGCGRDELLKIMDYSSLPHFCRKEGSGSSKNTEDGSNCFSPDHAFHQQLYSYIKQQAELLDSISPIKQGSVHVGFPDPDPEDAKIARTIESEFHRLRNLNGLSNSVNGLKVDGN, encoded by the exons atGGGCACCACTGCTAATCAAGATCAAGCAATCAAACAATTGCAGTCCATAATGGACCAAA tagATGAGTCAATGAAGAACACATATCAG AATATGCACCAGGGCTATCCAACAGAAACTTTGGTTCGGTTTCTCAAAGCAAGGGACTGGAATGTTGCCAAGGCTCATAAAATG TTGGTTGATTGTTTAGAATGGAGGATACAAAACAAGATCGATGACATGTTAGCG AAACCAATAATTCCCTCCAATTTGTATAGAGCAGTTCGAGATTCTCAACTTTTAGGATTATCAGGCTACTCTAAAGAG GGTCTTCCTATAATTACCATTGGTGCTGGGCTCAGTACATTTGATAAAGCTTCT GTACATTACTATGTGCAGTCACACATCCAAATAAATGAATATAGAGATCGTGTGATATTG ccAACTGCAACCAAGAAGTATGGACGACATATTAGCACCTGTCTGAAGGTTTTAGATATGACTGGCTTAAAGCTTTCAGCATTGAATCATTTAAAG CTATTGACTACCATGTCCACAATTGATGACTTGAATTATCCAGAAAAAACGGAAACATACTATATTGTCAATGccccatatatattttcagcTTGTTGGAAG GTTGTGAAGCCTCTCTTACAAGAAAGGACAAGGAAGAAAATTCAGGTGCTGCAAGGTTGTGGAAGAGATGAATTGTTAAAG ATTATGGATTATTCTTCCCTGCCACATTTTTGTAGAAAAGAAGGCTCTGGTTCATCCAAGAACACTGAGGATGGAAGCAATTGTTTCTCCCCGGACCATGCATTCCACCAACAGCTATACAGTTATATCAAACAGCAAGCTGAACTTCTGGATTCAATTTCACCAATCAAACAGGGGTCAGTCCATGTGGGTTTCCCTGACCCAGACCCCGAAGATGCCAAGATTGCTAGAACAATAGAATCTGAGTTCCACAGGCTCAGGAATCTGAATGGGCTATCTAACTCAGTAAATGGCCTTAAAGTTGATGGTAACTAA
- the LOC7487554 gene encoding phosphatidylinositol/phosphatidylcholine transfer protein SFH1 isoform X2: protein MGTTANQDQAIKQLQSIMDQNESMKNTYQNMHQGYPTETLVRFLKARDWNVAKAHKMLVDCLEWRIQNKIDDMLAKPIIPSNLYRAVRDSQLLGLSGYSKEGLPIITIGAGLSTFDKASVHYYVQSHIQINEYRDRVILPTATKKYGRHISTCLKVLDMTGLKLSALNHLKLLTTMSTIDDLNYPEKTETYYIVNAPYIFSACWKVVKPLLQERTRKKIQVLQGCGRDELLKIMDYSSLPHFCRKEGSGSSKNTEDGSNCFSPDHAFHQQLYSYIKQQAELLDSISPIKQGSVHVGFPDPDPEDAKIARTIESEFHRLRNLNGLSNSVNGLKVDGN from the exons atGGGCACCACTGCTAATCAAGATCAAGCAATCAAACAATTGCAGTCCATAATGGACCAAA ATGAGTCAATGAAGAACACATATCAG AATATGCACCAGGGCTATCCAACAGAAACTTTGGTTCGGTTTCTCAAAGCAAGGGACTGGAATGTTGCCAAGGCTCATAAAATG TTGGTTGATTGTTTAGAATGGAGGATACAAAACAAGATCGATGACATGTTAGCG AAACCAATAATTCCCTCCAATTTGTATAGAGCAGTTCGAGATTCTCAACTTTTAGGATTATCAGGCTACTCTAAAGAG GGTCTTCCTATAATTACCATTGGTGCTGGGCTCAGTACATTTGATAAAGCTTCT GTACATTACTATGTGCAGTCACACATCCAAATAAATGAATATAGAGATCGTGTGATATTG ccAACTGCAACCAAGAAGTATGGACGACATATTAGCACCTGTCTGAAGGTTTTAGATATGACTGGCTTAAAGCTTTCAGCATTGAATCATTTAAAG CTATTGACTACCATGTCCACAATTGATGACTTGAATTATCCAGAAAAAACGGAAACATACTATATTGTCAATGccccatatatattttcagcTTGTTGGAAG GTTGTGAAGCCTCTCTTACAAGAAAGGACAAGGAAGAAAATTCAGGTGCTGCAAGGTTGTGGAAGAGATGAATTGTTAAAG ATTATGGATTATTCTTCCCTGCCACATTTTTGTAGAAAAGAAGGCTCTGGTTCATCCAAGAACACTGAGGATGGAAGCAATTGTTTCTCCCCGGACCATGCATTCCACCAACAGCTATACAGTTATATCAAACAGCAAGCTGAACTTCTGGATTCAATTTCACCAATCAAACAGGGGTCAGTCCATGTGGGTTTCCCTGACCCAGACCCCGAAGATGCCAAGATTGCTAGAACAATAGAATCTGAGTTCCACAGGCTCAGGAATCTGAATGGGCTATCTAACTCAGTAAATGGCCTTAAAGTTGATGGTAACTAA